The Rhodoferax sediminis genome has a segment encoding these proteins:
- a CDS encoding 3'-5' exonuclease, which produces MEFRIADTFTDSLTRLSGDEQKAVKTTAFDLQLNPAHPSMSLHRIEQSKDKHFWSVRAGSDIRIVLHKTQASLLLCYVDHHDKAYDWAARRKLETHPTTGAAQLVEVRETVQQVVVPVYVQAQLPLAPKRDTSSARLLFADSPDDELLGYGVPVEWLADVKAATEDTLLALADHLPAEAAEALLELATGGKPRVPAPTVAPANPFDHPDAQRRFRVMTNVAELEAALNFPWEKWTVFLHPEQRQWVARDYTGPARVSGSAGTGKTIVALHRAVHLARSQPDARVLLTTFSDTLATALHTKLKRLVGSEPRLAERIDVVSLNTIGQRLYKAQQGPVTLTSRDTVRQMLSVASEVVGGHKFSLHFLVTEWEQIVDAWQLASWEDYRDVTRLGRKTRLPEPQRAVLWAIFEEVRSALAAQKQITHAGMFTSLATTLAGSKHPPFDFAVVDEAQDLSVAHLRFLAALGAKRPDALFFAGDLGQRIFQQPFSWKSLGVDIRGRSRTLRINYRTSHQIRQQADRLLGDQAVDVDGNSETRSDKVSVFNGPPPLIRVLKTEEEEIKVVSDWLAEQSKAGALPQEFGVFVRSAAQLKRAQAAVTASGLPFKMLDEHVETASGHASIITMHLAKGLEFRAVVVMACDDEVIPLQEPIETVGDDADLQEVYDTERHLLYVACTRARDHLLVTGMEPASEFLDDFRS; this is translated from the coding sequence ATGGAATTTCGCATCGCCGACACCTTCACCGACAGCCTGACACGCCTGTCGGGCGACGAGCAGAAGGCCGTAAAGACCACTGCCTTTGACCTGCAGCTGAATCCGGCCCATCCCAGCATGAGCCTGCACCGCATCGAGCAATCCAAAGACAAACATTTTTGGTCTGTGCGGGCGGGTAGCGACATCCGCATCGTCCTGCACAAGACGCAGGCTAGTCTGCTGCTTTGCTATGTGGATCACCATGACAAAGCGTACGACTGGGCTGCCCGGCGCAAGCTGGAGACGCACCCCACTACAGGTGCGGCGCAACTGGTAGAAGTGCGCGAGACCGTGCAGCAGGTGGTCGTGCCGGTTTATGTGCAGGCGCAACTGCCCTTGGCACCGAAGCGAGACACGTCGTCCGCCAGGTTGTTGTTTGCCGATTCGCCAGACGACGAACTGTTGGGCTATGGGGTGCCGGTGGAGTGGCTGGCCGATGTGAAGGCCGCCACCGAGGACACCTTGCTGGCGCTGGCCGACCACCTGCCTGCCGAGGCGGCAGAGGCTTTGCTGGAGCTGGCCACCGGTGGCAAGCCCCGTGTGCCCGCTCCCACTGTGGCCCCGGCCAACCCGTTCGACCATCCGGATGCGCAGCGCCGTTTCCGTGTCATGACCAACGTGGCCGAGCTGGAGGCTGCTCTGAACTTTCCTTGGGAAAAGTGGACCGTTTTCCTGCATCCTGAGCAGCGCCAGTGGGTGGCGCGCGATTACACAGGTCCAGCCCGTGTGTCAGGCTCAGCAGGCACCGGAAAGACCATTGTGGCGCTGCACCGTGCGGTGCACCTGGCGCGCAGCCAGCCAGACGCACGGGTGTTACTCACCACGTTTTCCGACACCCTGGCCACCGCGCTGCATACCAAGCTCAAACGCCTGGTCGGCAGCGAGCCGCGCCTGGCAGAGCGCATCGACGTGGTGTCACTCAACACCATCGGACAGCGGCTGTACAAGGCCCAGCAGGGCCCCGTCACTCTGACCAGCCGCGATACCGTGCGGCAGATGCTCAGCGTTGCCTCTGAGGTCGTGGGCGGCCACAAATTCAGCCTGCATTTTCTGGTGACCGAGTGGGAGCAGATCGTCGATGCCTGGCAACTGGCTAGCTGGGAAGACTACCGCGATGTCACGCGCCTGGGCCGCAAGACTCGCCTGCCCGAGCCGCAGCGGGCGGTGCTGTGGGCCATTTTTGAGGAAGTGCGCAGTGCATTGGCAGCACAAAAGCAAATCACGCACGCCGGTATGTTCACCAGCCTGGCCACGACGCTGGCGGGCAGCAAACACCCACCGTTTGACTTCGCCGTGGTGGACGAGGCGCAAGACCTCAGCGTGGCGCACTTGCGTTTTCTGGCGGCGTTGGGCGCCAAACGGCCAGATGCACTGTTTTTTGCCGGTGACCTGGGCCAGCGCATCTTCCAGCAGCCGTTTTCATGGAAGTCGCTGGGTGTGGACATTCGCGGCCGGTCGCGCACGCTGCGCATCAACTACCGTACCTCCCATCAAATCCGCCAGCAGGCCGACCGTTTACTCGGCGACCAGGCGGTGGATGTGGACGGCAACAGTGAAACCCGCAGCGATAAGGTGTCGGTCTTTAACGGCCCGCCGCCTCTGATCCGTGTGCTCAAGACCGAGGAGGAAGAGATCAAGGTCGTGAGTGACTGGCTGGCCGAACAGTCCAAGGCCGGCGCCTTGCCACAGGAGTTTGGTGTCTTCGTGCGCTCGGCCGCGCAATTGAAACGGGCTCAGGCCGCGGTCACTGCGTCCGGCCTGCCATTCAAGATGCTCGATGAACACGTTGAAACCGCCAGCGGGCATGCGTCGATCATCACCATGCACCTGGCCAAAGGGCTGGAGTTTCGCGCCGTGGTGGTGATGGCCTGTGACGATGAAGTTATCCCGCTCCAGGAGCCCATTGAAACTGTCGGGGATGATGCGGACCTGCAAGAGGTTTACGACACCGAGCGGCACTTGCTTTACGTGGCTTGCACCCGGGCGCGGGATCATTTGCTGGTGACCGGGATGGAGCCGGCTTCGGAGTTCTTGGATGATTTCAGGTCTTAG
- a CDS encoding enoyl-CoA hydratase/isomerase family protein, whose protein sequence is MSKRTADPELDIERRQHVAIVEMRRPPHNYFDLPFLTRLAQTLEALDRDPTVRATVLCAQGAAFSAGANLVDPRSVPRPESEKTVNPLYAQSVRLFALNKPMVAAVHGAAVGGGLGLALVADFRVSCAEARFSANFARLGITPGFGLTATLPRLVGAQRAASLFYNGRRIGGQEALDIGLVDALAPQASVREQAIEQATEIATSSPAVVGALRAVVRAGLVDAVRLAVARESAQQYHQFITEDFREGVAAMAERRPPRFQGH, encoded by the coding sequence ATGAGCAAACGCACTGCCGACCCGGAACTGGACATCGAACGGCGCCAGCATGTGGCCATCGTCGAGATGCGCCGCCCGCCGCACAACTACTTCGACCTGCCCTTCCTTACCCGCCTGGCCCAGACCCTGGAGGCGCTGGATCGCGACCCGACCGTGCGCGCCACTGTGCTGTGCGCCCAGGGCGCGGCGTTCAGCGCGGGCGCCAACCTGGTGGACCCGCGCTCGGTGCCCCGGCCCGAGAGCGAAAAGACGGTCAACCCCCTCTACGCGCAGTCCGTGCGGCTGTTCGCGCTGAACAAGCCCATGGTGGCCGCTGTGCACGGGGCTGCGGTGGGTGGCGGCCTGGGGCTGGCGCTGGTCGCTGACTTCCGGGTGAGCTGCGCCGAAGCGCGCTTCTCGGCGAACTTCGCTCGCCTGGGCATCACGCCGGGCTTCGGCCTGACGGCCACGCTGCCCCGGCTGGTCGGCGCACAACGGGCGGCCTCGCTCTTCTACAACGGCCGGCGCATCGGCGGCCAGGAGGCGCTGGACATCGGGCTGGTCGATGCCCTCGCGCCGCAAGCCTCCGTGCGCGAGCAAGCGATTGAGCAGGCGACCGAGATCGCGACCTCCTCGCCTGCTGTGGTGGGCGCGCTGCGCGCGGTGGTTCGCGCCGGTCTGGTCGATGCGGTGCGGCTGGCGGTGGCACGCGAATCGGCACAGCAATACCACCAGTTCATCACCGAGGATTTCCGCGAAGGCGTGGCGGCCATGGCCGAGCGGCGCCCCCCGCGTTTCCAGGGGCACTAG
- a CDS encoding acyl-CoA dehydrogenase family protein, with protein sequence MADKAYTHSLREFVEQRVMPQGDDIDARDVYPVELARELAVQGFSSITLPTEYGGGGHEFSYAVALFEEVSVGSAALGVSLLTIFQAQTIIRLFGSESLQQRYLPRFAQGMLSSYALTESAHGSDIRSLDTKATRDGDEWVLRGEKHFITSSSAAEFFVILAETPVGVSAFAVPRDVPHLTVYEGRNSATFGLRNGPHMNLRLEDVRVPLDHLIGTEGKGVRQAVTTLDYSRTLAAAISIGIARAAFDAAYAHVARRVAFDQTVLGFQGIQWYFAEALADIDASRLQVFHAARALDTHDDIDRYGSEAKLRAAQVATRTASMAVQVCGAHGTMVNSPFGRYLRDAKTYEIAGGSTEILKNTIGKYLMRGAKAAATP encoded by the coding sequence ATGGCCGACAAGGCCTACACCCATTCGCTGCGCGAATTCGTGGAGCAACGCGTGATGCCGCAGGGCGATGACATCGATGCCCGCGACGTGTATCCGGTGGAGTTGGCGCGCGAACTGGCGGTGCAGGGCTTCAGCTCGATCACGCTACCCACAGAGTATGGGGGGGGCGGGCATGAGTTCTCGTATGCGGTGGCGCTGTTCGAGGAGGTGTCGGTGGGTTCGGCCGCGCTGGGCGTGTCCCTGCTCACCATCTTCCAGGCGCAGACCATCATCCGCCTGTTTGGCAGCGAGAGCCTCCAGCAGCGCTACCTGCCGCGGTTCGCCCAAGGCATGTTGTCGTCGTACGCACTGACTGAGTCGGCGCATGGGAGCGACATCCGCTCGCTGGACACCAAGGCCACGCGCGACGGCGACGAATGGGTGCTGCGCGGCGAGAAACACTTCATCACATCCAGCTCGGCGGCCGAGTTCTTCGTCATCTTGGCCGAGACTCCGGTGGGCGTTTCGGCCTTCGCCGTGCCGCGCGACGTGCCCCACCTCACCGTGTATGAGGGCCGCAATTCGGCCACGTTCGGCCTGCGTAACGGACCGCACATGAACCTGCGGCTGGAGGACGTGCGGGTGCCGCTGGATCACCTCATCGGCACCGAGGGCAAGGGCGTTCGACAGGCCGTGACTACGCTTGACTATTCGCGCACGCTGGCTGCGGCCATCAGCATCGGCATTGCGCGCGCGGCGTTCGACGCCGCCTATGCCCACGTCGCGCGCCGTGTCGCGTTCGACCAGACCGTGCTGGGCTTCCAGGGCATCCAGTGGTACTTCGCCGAGGCGCTGGCCGACATCGACGCCTCGCGGCTGCAGGTGTTCCATGCGGCGCGAGCGCTGGACACGCACGACGACATCGACCGCTACGGCAGCGAGGCCAAGCTACGCGCCGCGCAGGTCGCCACGCGCACCGCGTCGATGGCGGTGCAGGTTTGCGGTGCACACGGCACCATGGTGAACTCGCCCTTTGGCCGCTACCTGCGCGACGCCAAGACCTATGAGATCGCCGGCGGCTCGACCGAGATCCTCAAGAACACGATCGGCAAGTACCTCATGCGCGGTGCCAAGGCCGCGGCCACACCATGA
- a CDS encoding class I adenylate-forming enzyme family protein has translation MITDLLARQAAERPEAPFIVTLEREYSYAAIQTAARRFATRLAGQGIGQGDHVAMLAGNGAAFVIAWLGIGLRGAVAVTLNNQLIADGLRYSVDQCDARVLVVDREWEDSRAVQLDARQAALPRLLIDSDEAFLNSLDGLAEAEPVVVPASAPCTIMYTSGTTGLPKGVVNCHTAYMATGRATVQALRLTRNDRVLVFLPLFHVNPQMYGVMSVLTAGAALLLLPRFSASSFFDDAIRLRATGCTFVGTVLSILVARQEGERRDHGIRFFFGGGAPRPVWQAVEARFGIRVHEAYGMTEVGGWATANTVDDHRFGSCGKPRPDLELRIVDADDRPVPAGQPGEIVVRPRDPDTILLGYYKKPEQMLEASRNLWFHSGDLGCLDESGFLYYLGRQKELIRKSGEMISPVEIETTLRRMCSVCDCAVVAVPDPVTGDEIKAVIVAQHTMDPASVQAFLAERLARFMLPRYIEFVAAIPKTETEKIQRNKLQYLDARVHDLKSGQRVAT, from the coding sequence ATGATCACCGACCTGCTGGCCCGTCAGGCCGCCGAACGGCCTGAGGCCCCCTTCATCGTCACGCTCGAACGCGAGTACAGCTATGCCGCGATCCAGACCGCCGCGCGGCGCTTTGCCACGCGACTGGCCGGGCAGGGCATCGGCCAAGGCGATCACGTCGCGATGCTGGCCGGCAACGGTGCGGCGTTCGTCATCGCCTGGCTGGGCATCGGCCTGCGTGGTGCAGTGGCCGTCACGCTGAACAACCAGCTCATCGCCGACGGCCTGCGTTACTCGGTCGATCAGTGCGACGCGCGCGTGCTGGTGGTCGACCGAGAATGGGAGGACAGCCGCGCGGTCCAACTGGACGCGCGGCAGGCAGCGTTGCCGCGGCTGCTAATCGACAGCGACGAGGCCTTCCTGAACAGCCTGGACGGGCTGGCCGAGGCCGAGCCGGTGGTGGTGCCGGCCAGCGCGCCCTGCACTATCATGTACACCTCGGGCACCACGGGGCTGCCCAAGGGTGTGGTCAACTGCCACACCGCGTACATGGCCACGGGCCGCGCCACGGTGCAAGCGCTGCGTCTCACGCGCAATGACCGGGTCTTGGTCTTCCTGCCACTATTCCATGTCAATCCGCAAATGTACGGCGTGATGTCGGTGCTCACCGCCGGTGCTGCGCTCCTGTTGCTGCCGCGCTTTTCGGCCTCGAGCTTCTTCGACGACGCCATCCGCCTGCGCGCCACTGGCTGCACCTTTGTCGGCACAGTGCTGTCCATCCTGGTGGCGCGGCAGGAGGGCGAGCGACGCGACCACGGCATACGCTTCTTCTTCGGCGGTGGCGCGCCCCGCCCGGTGTGGCAGGCCGTGGAAGCGCGTTTCGGCATCCGTGTGCACGAGGCCTACGGCATGACTGAGGTCGGCGGCTGGGCCACCGCTAACACCGTCGATGACCACCGCTTCGGCAGCTGCGGCAAGCCGCGCCCCGACCTCGAGCTGCGCATCGTCGATGCCGACGACCGGCCGGTGCCCGCCGGCCAGCCGGGCGAGATCGTGGTGCGACCGCGCGACCCCGACACCATCCTGCTCGGTTACTACAAGAAGCCCGAGCAGATGCTGGAGGCCAGCCGCAACCTGTGGTTCCACAGCGGCGACCTCGGCTGCCTGGACGAGAGTGGTTTCCTCTACTACCTCGGGCGCCAGAAAGAGCTAATCCGCAAGAGCGGCGAAATGATCTCGCCGGTGGAGATCGAGACCACCCTGCGCCGCATGTGCTCGGTCTGCGACTGTGCGGTGGTGGCCGTGCCAGACCCGGTGACGGGCGACGAGATCAAGGCCGTCATCGTGGCCCAGCACACGATGGACCCGGCGTCAGTGCAGGCCTTTCTGGCCGAGCGGCTGGCGCGCTTCATGCTGCCTCGCTACATTGAGTTCGTGGCGGCCATCCCCAAGACCGAAACCGAAAAGATCCAGCGCAACAAGTTGCAGTACCTCGATGCGCGCGTGCACGACCTGAAGTCCGGCCAGCGCGTCGCCACCTGA
- a CDS encoding amidohydrolase family protein, translating to MTLPSTESAPCLPARTAHPPQALHLPHGAWDTHAHVIAGDARHPFVSQRTYTPPPVSADDYVAMLDAVGLEHGVLIQISVHGVDNGPIVQALQRHPLRLRGVGAIDGSESDEALWRLREAGVCGVRVNELFAGGSSADQLQRIADRCRPLGWHVDLALHGHRLRELAPVLRGLNVRLVVDHMGWCRTAQGVTHPDFQAVLDLARMDNCWTKLSGAYRVSSQAAPFDDVAPFVQALVRAAPERTVWGSDWPHVAITDPTRMPEPGMLLDALQSHMDDPAQLQAVLVDNPLRLFGQPGTPVHG from the coding sequence ATGACCCTCCCATCGACCGAATCCGCCCCCTGCCTGCCGGCTCGCACAGCCCATCCTCCGCAGGCGCTGCACCTGCCGCATGGCGCATGGGACACGCACGCCCATGTCATCGCCGGTGATGCGCGCCATCCTTTCGTGTCTCAGCGCACCTACACGCCCCCGCCGGTGAGCGCCGACGACTACGTCGCCATGCTCGACGCCGTGGGTCTCGAACATGGCGTGCTGATCCAGATCAGTGTGCATGGCGTGGACAACGGCCCCATCGTCCAGGCCTTGCAGCGCCATCCCCTGCGCCTGCGCGGCGTGGGCGCCATAGACGGTTCGGAAAGTGACGAGGCTCTGTGGCGCCTGCGCGAGGCCGGTGTCTGCGGCGTGCGGGTGAACGAGCTGTTCGCCGGCGGCTCGAGCGCCGACCAGCTGCAGCGCATCGCCGACCGTTGTCGCCCGCTCGGCTGGCACGTCGACCTGGCCCTGCACGGCCACCGGCTGCGCGAGCTCGCGCCCGTGCTGCGCGGACTGAACGTGCGACTGGTCGTCGACCACATGGGGTGGTGCCGGACGGCGCAGGGCGTGACCCATCCCGACTTCCAGGCCGTGCTCGACCTCGCGCGCATGGACAATTGCTGGACCAAGCTCTCGGGCGCCTACCGCGTTTCCAGCCAGGCGGCGCCCTTCGACGACGTGGCGCCGTTCGTGCAGGCGCTGGTGCGCGCGGCCCCCGAGCGCACGGTCTGGGGCTCGGACTGGCCTCACGTTGCCATCACCGACCCTACGCGCATGCCCGAACCCGGCATGCTGCTCGACGCCCTGCAGAGCCACATGGACGACCCCGCGCAGCTGCAGGCCGTGCTGGTGGACAACCCGCTGCGGCTGTTCGGTCAGCCGGGCACGCCGGTCCATGGTTGA